A window of Fundulus heteroclitus isolate FHET01 chromosome 15, MU-UCD_Fhet_4.1, whole genome shotgun sequence contains these coding sequences:
- the LOC105919233 gene encoding gamma-crystallin M2-like, producing the protein MTSTGMNMMSRIVFYEDRNFQGRSYECTSDCSDLSSYMGRCHSCRVERGCFMVYDRPNYMGNQYFMRRGEYADYMSMMGMTDGIRSCRMIPMYRGSYRMRIYERDNFQGQMHELMDDCESIMDRFSMSNFMSCNVMEGHWLMYEQPHYRGRMWYMRPGEYRNFMSMGMSGMRFMSMRRIMDSFY; encoded by the coding sequence ATGACCTCCACTGGCATGAACATGATGAGCAGGATCGTCTTCTACGAGGACAGGAACTTCCAGGGCCGCTCTTACGAGTGCACCAGCGACTGCTCTGACCTGTCCTCCTATATGGGCCGCTGCCACTCCTGCAGGGTGGAGAGGGGCTGCTTCATGGTCTACGACCGTCCCAACTACATGGGGAACCAGTACTTCATGAGGAGAGGCGAGTACGCTGACTACATGAGCATGATGGGCATGACCGACGGCATCAGGTCCTGCCGCATGATCCCCATGTACAGAGGTTCCTACAGGATGAGGATCTACGAGAGGGACAACTTCCAGGGGCAGATGCACGAGCTGATGGATGACTGCGAGAGCATCATGGATCGCTTCAGCATGTCCAACTTCATGTCATGTAACGTGATGGAGGGCCACTGGCTGATGTACGAGCAGCCCCATTACAGAGGAAGAATGTGGTACATGAGGCCTGGAGAGTACAGGAATTTCATGAGCATGGGAATGAGCGGCATGAGGTTCATGAGCATGAGGCGCATCATGGATTCCTTTTACTAG